The proteins below are encoded in one region of Triticum aestivum cultivar Chinese Spring chromosome 1B, IWGSC CS RefSeq v2.1, whole genome shotgun sequence:
- the LOC123103832 gene encoding uncharacterized protein, protein MKFKKNEPKRGKGSRLLTKKHKLEAENAEGHKYLVGKHDGTTAYRCEDWLVNPFKEVVMTVEHVSANGRPDVRDSKITLVAEILNRDASAVTPKILQSQMRNGLQKLDLTEGEIAAQQFIGSATSLKRSIQEKWYWEGQHQKKDQSATGGCCLSMLKYDITTRRAYASAQEEPWHDEPGRRFHVALGADNGQVPKILKRYIARITDNMHTQNKKAKLMVAEHEETCHASTQRELSDELSEEPWHDEPRRRLHMALRADNGQVPKIMKRLIARVTDNMHAENKKAKLMVAEHEETCRASTQRELSDKLSGSHATLAEDVESRTVSVTNVHLMATKEAELSTHFMSGTGTGLKISLLKDAVASH, encoded by the exons ATGAAATTCAAGAAGAATGAACCAAAACGGGGTAAAGGAAGCAGACTACTGACAAAGAAACATAAATTGGAAGCTGAAAATGCAGAGGGTCACAAATATCTGGTGGGAAAACACGATGGAACTACTGCTTATCGTTGCGAGGATTGGCTGGTAAACCCATTTAAGGAG GTTGTAATGACCGTCGAACATGTTTCTGCAAATGGGCGTCCAGATGTCAGGGACAGTAAAATTACTCTGGTTGCAGAAATCCTGAACAGGGATGCTTCGGCT GTAACTCCAAAGATCTTACAATCGCAAATGCGTAATGGTCTCCAAAAGCTTGATTTAACTGAAGGAGAGATTGCAGCCCAACAGTTCATTGGTTCAGCAACGTCTTTAAAGAGGTCCATTCAAGAGAAATGGTATTGGGAGGGCCAACATCAAAAG AAAGATCAGAGTGCAACTGGTGGATGCTGTCTCTCCATGTTAAAATATGATATAACTACAAGGCGCGCATATGCATCCGCACAAG AGGAACCGTGGCATGATGAACCCGGAAGGAGGTTTCACGTGGCCCTGGGAGCTGACAATGGCCAAGTGCCAAAAATCTTGAAAAGATACATTGCTAGAATAACTGACAACATGCATACTCAAAATAAGAAGGCCAAGTTAATGGTGGCTGAGCATGAAGAAACATGCCATGCTAGTACACAAAGGGAATTATCTGATGAATTGTCAG AGGAACCGTGGCATGATGAACCCAGAAGGAGGTTGCACATGGCCCTGAGAGCTGATAATGGTCAAGTGCCAAAAATCATGAAAAGACTCATTGCTAGAGTAACTGACAACATGCATGCTGAAAATAAGAAGGCCAAGTTAATGGTGGCTGAGCATGAAGAAACTTGCCGTGCTAGTACACAAAGGGAATTATCTGATAAATTGTCAG GTTCGCATGCAACTTTGGCAGAAGATGTTGAGTCCAGAACTGTTTCCGTGACAAAT GTACATCTCATGGCGACCAAGGAAGCAGAATTGTCAACTCATTTTATGAGTGGGACTGGGACTGGGCTTAAGATAAGCTTGTTGAAAGATGCAGTTGCTAGCCACTAG